The following is a genomic window from Caldicellulosiruptor danielii.
GGTCCTTAGGGACATCTTTAAAGGAAGGCGTATCTGTTACTTTTATTGGTAGATTTAGTGCCACCACCATTATTCTAGCAAATTCAGCACGTGTTACAGGATTGTCAGGTCTGAAAGTATTGTCTGGATAGCCTGTAATAATTCCTCTTTCAACCATAAACTTTACAGCATTATAAGCCCAGTGATTTTGCGGTAAATCTGAAAAAATAGGACTTGATGTGCCTTGCGCAAAAGCAATTGCAGAAAAAATTTGTACAATAGCAAAAACCAACATCACACATATCAGCAATAGACGTTTTTTAAATACTTTCATCCTCCTCTGAACCCCTTTCTTAAATTAATTTTGCTTATGATACTTCCATTATAACCATAATTTTTATAATTCATATTATCAAATGATTACAAAATTGTGTAATTTACTTCTAACCTTATTTTTGATTGATTTACCAACTAAATTTTGCGATAATTTTAATATAGCGACTTTCTCAAAGTGGTGACTCTGACATTATGATTGAACTTTATGATCAAATTTCAAAACTCCGAAATATTCTTGAGAAATTAAGCTCCTATATATTATATGTCTCAACTGAAAAAAATATAGAGGATATCCTCCTTCAAACCATTGATATATGTTTAGAACTTACAACAAGTGATGGTGCCACAATTTATCTTAAAGAAATGATTGAAAACGAGGAAAAACTTGTAATCAAAGCTGCAAAAAATCAATCAGTCAATTTTGAGTTCTACTTGGGATACTCACTGCCTATAAACTCTATTAGTTTAGCAGGATATGTTGCTTCTAACCGCAAACCTGTGGTTATAAATAACACTTTATCTTTACCTGAAAATCATGAATATAGGCAATTCAAATTTTTTGACAGGAGTTTGCATTATATTACAATTAACACTATAACAGTACCAATTTTTGATTACACAAACAGTGTTATAGGAGTTTTGCAAGTTGTTAATAAGAAAGCAAAACCTCAATTAAAACTTGAAGAAAATAATGCTCATCTATTTACTATTGACTATACTGATAACGATGCAAGAATAATATTAGCAATCTCGGCACTTTTAGGAATCATTTTAGACAGAATTTGGCTTTATCAAAAAAATGATCAACTGATAACAAATACTCAAAAGATGCTAAGTAATATTTTCGACTCGGTAAAAAAATCAATTTTGACTTTAAATGACATAATGCTAACAGGTCAGCAAAAGTTCATAGAGTATCTTCAAGCTGAGAAAAGAAAAAAAGTTCTTGAGTTTAAAGAAGGACTTGAACTTTGTAAAAAACAAATTGAACTCTCAAAAGTTACTGAGACAATTATAACTGTATGTTATTTATCAATCGAAACTTCAGATAATAAAGTATCAAATATATTCTATGAAGTACTTTCATCAGAAATAAGAATATATGACATTCCTGTTATGGTAAAAGAAAATGAGTATGTCCTTTTGCTTTACAACGTTGACTTGATAAAAGCTAAAATGATTGCCAAAAGGATAGAAAGAAAAATGATTGAAAAGGCAAATTCACAAAATTATAACCTTCCATTCAAAACCAAATGGAGTTTTTATGAAATAAAACCTTCAGAAGAAAAAACTCTTGAGGAAATATGTGAAGGTTTAAAAAGTACTATGACAGAGCTTTAAATTGCTTTTAAGCTGTTAATTAATAAATGGTGGTGAAGAAGAAAAAATGTCAAAGGAAAACCCTTTAACATTTCTGGGAATCGGAAGCGCTTTTAATCCTAATTACAACAATACCTCTGCTTACTTTGAATTGGAAGATAATCTTTTTTTGATTGACTGTGGTGGAGGTATATTTAACTCCCTTTTGAGTTTGAAACTACTTGAAAAATATCTAAATTTAAATGTTTTAATAACTCATACACACCCTGACCACATTGCAAGTTTAGGTCAATTAATCTTGTATTGTTATTATCAACTAAGCAAGAAAATAACTCTTATCTTCCCTCAACCTGAAATAATATCAAATTTACTTGACTATATGGGTATCAGAAATGAGATATACACTTTGAAAACCCCTCAGGACTTTGTTAACTATCTCAGTAAACTTACGGTAATATCCTTTGAACAAGTTCATGTAAATGAATTGCCTTGTTTTGGATATTTAATTTACTTGAATAATGTAACATTTTATTACAGTGGGGACTCAAAATCAATTCCTCTTTATATTCTAACCAAATTTTTGGAAGGCGAAATAGATTTTTTATTCCAAGATACTTGTTCAGAAAATCATAACCTTCATCCCCATCTTTCCATAAAGGAACTTTCAGAACAAATACCGCCCTCAAAAAGAAAACAGGTCTATTGTATGCATATTGATGAAAGGTTTGATGTAAATTTAGCTAAAAATTTAGGTTTTAACATACCTCAAGAAATTGTAGCTAAGAGGGATGCAAAATGATCGAATATAATAATCCCCAAGATTTAAAAAGACTAATCAGAAAACTCAATAAAATTGGAATTACAATTTCACGGGAGAAAAACGTCGATACCATTTTAGAAATGATCTTAAATGAAAGCATTGACATCACAAATAGTGATGGTGGTACCCTCTATATCGTAAAAGAATTCGAAGGACAAAAATATTTAGTCATCACACTTGCCAAAAACTACTCAGTTGATTTCAATTACATTGGTTATAAAATACCTATAGATAATCAAAGCATCGTCGGATATGTTGCACAAAATGGCATTCCTGTTACAATTAACAACATTCAAAATATCCAAAATTCTCACCTGCAGCAGTTTAAACTTTTCGACCAAGCTTTACATTATAAAACCCTAAATCTTATGGCAATACCTATGATTGATTATCAAGGCAATGTGATTGGTGTTTTGCAGATAATAAACAAAAAGAAAGACAAGTCCATTAAGCTAACAGAAGACAACATCTACCAAAATATTGTTGACTTTACAAAAGAAGATGAAGAAATTATTTTGTCACTTGCATCTCAAGCGTCTTTATTAATTGAACGAATTCATCTTTACCAAAGGATAGAAAAAAATATTGCAAACACTCGTTATGCTCTAATCAGTTTATTTAATTCTATGAAACAAGTGATTGCAAACTTGAGTGAAGATATTTTAATTGAACAAGAAGAGTTTAAGAAATATGCATCTTTGGACGATCTGACAGGTCTATTTACGCGAAATGAAGGAATGATTTATTTAGAAAAGCAGATACAACTCTCCAAAATGAATGAAACACACTTTGTTGTTTGCTTTATTGACGTCGATGGATTAAAACAAGTAAATGACACATTTGGCCACCAAATAGGTGATGAACTTTTAAAAAGCTTTGCTCAAATTCTAAAAGAAAGTATCAGAAGTTACGATATAGCGTTTAGATACGGGGGAGATGAGTTTGTGTTGATACTTTATAAAGCAACAATAAGAGAAGCCAATATTGTTCTTACAAGAATTCAAAACAAAATTGATGAGTTTAACACAAAAATCCAGAAGCCATATAAGATTCAAATAAGCTATGGATTTGCTGAATATTCCCCAACTTCTAATTTGAGTACTGAAGACTTGATTAAAATTGCTGATGAGAATATGTACAAGGTCAAGAAAGAAAAGAAAAAAAGTCGACCCTCATATTAATTATGAGGGTCGTTCAAAATATATAAAGGAGTTCGAGGGGTTATGAGGATAGAGGGATTATCTTAGAATGACCATACAAACCTTGAAAAATGATCTGTTTTTAGCTGTTGTTTTTTAAGTTTGACATAAATATTCTTCCCCGCAGACCTATCATAGATGTACCCTTCATATCCTTCACATCTTAGGTGCACATCTTTTTTGAACTTAGCATCTGGTGAAAATTCAATGTACACAGTTCCATTTTCAGCATATATCTGTGCATAAAAGGTAATTGCCTCTATTCCATCAGGTAGCGAGTCTTTCTTAAAATCAATTTCTACAAAGCCTACCTGGAATTTTCCTCCTTCATTTGTTACAGTAAAACTACCACTAAATTGAATAGGAGTTTCATCTTGTGCAAAAGCAATGCTACCCAAACCCAACGATAAAACAAATACCAAAAGTATAGCAATTGACCACTTCTTCAAAACATGAAGCTTCATAACTTTTTTCACCTCCTTAAGTTGAGCAAGCAAAGCCCTGCTCATAATATATAAAAGGCACCTGACTTTTCAGCCAGGTGCCTCTCTGCCAAAGGTAAATACTCCTTTTACTCACTTTACCCTTGACATATGTTTCGGCAGCCTGGCGATCATAGGAAAAGGTAAAAAACCCTTTTCCGACAGACCCATGGCTTTGCGCCCCTGCCTTTCGACAGGTTTGCCTTTATCGACATATGTGTCTTATTTATTTTTAAAAACTCTGTTCAAATGAGCATTCTTTGTGTATAATTTTTATGTGGTTTTCTAATTATATTATCGCATAAATTTTTAAATTTTCAATAGCTTTTTAAAAAAATTTTTGGGTTGTGAAAAACTATGATTTGTTTTAACTGTGGCAATAAAATTCAATCTCCTAATGCTGAAAAATGTATCTTTTGCGGAATGAAATTTAAGGGTGTGTGTCCATCTTGCAATTCATTATTACCTACCTACATTAATTTCTGCCCTAATTGTGGGGAATTTGTAAGACAAGGTGAAACTAATCAACAATCTGTTGACGAATTAAAAAAGGTAGCTGTGCTATTTGCAGATATATCAGGGTTTACTAAGCTTTCCGAAAAAATAAGCCCTGATGAGGTTAATAATATAATCAATGAATTTTTTGAATATATTTTAAAGCCTGTTTACTACTATGAAGGTACCATAGATAAATTCATTGGAGATTGTGTTATGATACTATTTGGTGCAAAAAACTCTCACTTGGATGACCCAAAGCGTGCTGTGTTGTGTGCTCTTGAAATGTTAAAACTCTGTAACGAGTTTTCAGTACAAAAAAGTTTAAAAATATCAATGAGTATCGGCATAAATTATGGTATAGTTGCAATTGGCAAAGTCGGAGGATATTATGAAAAGGATTATACTGTTATTGGGGACGTTGTTAATGTGGCTCAAAGATTACAAGCAGCAGCACCTGAGAATACTATTTATGTATCAGAAAGTATTTATAGGGAGACTTTTGATTTATTCCTATATTCAGAGGCAAAAGAAATCTATGTCAAAAATAAAAGCAATCCCATAAGGTGTTATATACCTTTAGAAATTGTCAATGAAGCTACAACATTTGATGTAATTTCTCGTATCCAGGATAGCTATTTATCAAAACTATTTAATATAATCGCATCAAAAGATACAAATAGCGTTCTTTTACTGGGGCCAAACGGTGTTGGAAAAACTTCTCTTTTAGAAAAATTAACTAATCATTTAGTTGCAAACAATATAAAAACGTATTATATTAGATGTAGTTTTAATAATTATTCGCGTCCTTACTTGTTAATTTCTCAAATAATATGTAAAGTATTAAATGTAAGTGTAGACGATGTGCAAACCATAAAGCAACATCGATTAATCTCTTTTCTTGACTTTTTATTTAAAGATGACTTAGAAAAAAAGAAACCTGTATCAAATTTCTTTCTATCATTCTGCAATTAGATATAGAGGATGATTTTAGAAATATTGTTTCATCCATGACCCAAGAAGATTTGGAATTTGAAATTCGGCAAAATGTACTTCTATTTTTTGATGCTTTTTTGAGCTCAAACTTTTCTATTTTTTTAATAGATGACATCCATTATGCTGACATTGAATCAATTCAAATCCTGGAATATTTAAAGACAAATTTGTATTGTGATAAAGTAATCTTTATCATAACTTCAGAAAATGAAAGTATCCACCTTAACGCCGAAAAAACCATCTATGTGCAGAAATTGTCACTTCAGGAAACAGAGGAATTTCTGAAATCTTTCTTTAATGTTAATACTGTTGATGAAAAATTTACTCAACTAATGGTGGACATATCAGAAGGAAAAATTTCTTATCTTAAAGAGGTTTGTAGATGGCTTTATTTGAATCATCAGTTGTGCATTCACAACAATAAGCTGTTTCTTCAAAACACTAATATAAATGCTTCAGAAATATTTTATAAAATTGTTGAACACAGACTTTCTCAACTCGATAAGGAATTAATACAATTTTTGAAAATAGCTGCTGTTTTTGGACAAAGATTTAATTTACGTATAGTATTAAATGTTCTAAAACCTTCAAAATCTGAAAATGATATCATCTTAACTCTTTCAAAAAGTAATTTCATTAAATTTGTTGACATAACTTATCAATCTTCAACAGCAGACAAAATCTTCGAATTTGCAAATAATATTATTTTTGAAACAGTCCTGAGGTCAATACCAAAAAGTACTAAAATAAGTCTTCATCTTAAAATTGCCAAATCTATTGAAAAACTATTCAGAGAAAATATTAGTTATTATTACGAGCTTTTGATTTATCATTACCGTGAAGCAAACGATATAATAAATTCTTCCAAATATTGTATATTGCTTGCAAATTATTATAAAAAGCAGCTTTTGTACAAGTACGCAGTAAAATACTTTAAAATTGCAATTGAAATGTTAGAAAATTACAACCAACAAAAAAACAATCTATATACAAGAGCACTTGAAGAATTATCAAGTTTAGAAAAACAAATGGGTAACTATGTTGAAGCTCTTAAGTACTTAAATATCTTAGATAGTGTAGCAGATGCCGAAAAAAGTCTATTTATAAAATGCGAAATATGTGAATGTCTCATCCTTACTGCTGACTTTGCTAAAGCGAAGGAAATACTCATAGGGCTTGAAAAAAATATTGACAGGAATAGTACCTTATATTCAAAATTAGTCTACCTCAAGAGTCTATTTCAATGTTATACTGGGGCTTCAGACATTAACCAAATTTTGGAAGAGGCAGAAACTATAATAATGCAAGATAATGAGATTGAGAATCTTGTGAAAATCTTTAATGTAGTTGCATATACATTTTATAGAAACTATGGAGATATTAATAAGGCAATAAATTACTTACAAAAAGCTAAATCTGCCGCAATTAAAACTAATAATATTGGTTTACGTGTCAAACTTACCAGTAATCTTGGTATTCTTTATTTTCAAACTGGTCAAATTAATAGCGCAATACAAAATTTAACATTAGCCTTAGAAGAAAGCAAAAAAATTTCCGATAGACATACACAAATTCATATTTTGATAAATTTAGGGATAATTTATACAAAAAAAGGACTTCTTAAAAAAGCATACGAATATCTAAACCAAGCTTATGAAAATGCTGAAAAATGGAATTTCTCGTATGAAGAATGTGCTTGCCTACTTAATATAGGCGAAATCTACATTGAAAAAGGTTTATTAATACATAGCTATGAATTGTTTTTAGCCTCACTAAATATCAGCGAAACAAAAATGTTCACTGCCGAAAAAGCTTTGAGTTTTATAAATCTCGCAAAAGTTTTGCTCCTTCTGAAAAATTGGCAAGCTGCTGAAGAATTTCTTAATAAAGCAACAAGTTTTATTGAAAATTTAAAAGACATAGATACATCTTATGAATATCATCTAACTAAGGCAGAGTTTTTTTTGTTGACAAACAATCTTTTAGATGCAGAGAGAGAAATTGATATTTCATTAAAGTTTGCAGAAAAAAACATATTCAGACAAATAGAATGCATAAGAAAGAAAGGGGAGATACTTTCTGCTGCTGAAAAGTACAGTGAAGCAATAGATTGCTTCAAAAATGCAATAAAACTTAGTGAAACAACTGGTTCTGCCTTAGAACTTGCAAAGTGCTATTTTCTCTTAGCAAAAACTTATCTAAAAACTTCGCAAAAAGACCAAGCAAAGTATTATTTTGAAATGTTAGAAAAATGGAGCAAATTAATTGATGATGAGTGCAGTATCAAGGCTGAAATAGCTTCATTTAAAAAGTGTTTGATAAGTTAAATCAACCCCATTGTAACATCACAATTAAGCATGAAATAACAGGAAAGTAGAGTCTAACTAATCAGAACTTGTATGTATACGTAGGGAAGATGGAAGAACAAAGAAATACTATGAAGACTATGAAGATAAACCTAAAAATAGAAATAGGCTACACAAACTAATGTTATGACGAGATGAAATCAAAATTTGTTATAAAAAGAGAGTTATAATCAGAAGTATTTACAGGTATTCAGAACCACAAGATAAAAATAAAGCCATAGCTTCGTACACATATTTTGTATAATTTTGTATCACCAATATTACACATGGTTCGAAGCTATGGCTTTAATATTTTTATTCGTCGTATTTTTAATTTGCAATTAACAATTTTTTGTCATTAAATTATTTTCTATAAACCTATTATTTTGGATTTTGTCCCCATACCAGCACACCATCTATATACGCCGTTACCTTCACATTCTCTCCATAACTCGTCATGCTCTGTAACCATGACCAGTCATTCCCCTGATTGTAATTGCTCCAGTCACTCTTGTTAAACCTTATCTGTATCTCTCCCGTGTCCTTCCCAGGCTGCAATTGCCCCGCTCCACTCTTAAATCC
Proteins encoded in this region:
- a CDS encoding sensor domain-containing diguanylate cyclase gives rise to the protein MIEYNNPQDLKRLIRKLNKIGITISREKNVDTILEMILNESIDITNSDGGTLYIVKEFEGQKYLVITLAKNYSVDFNYIGYKIPIDNQSIVGYVAQNGIPVTINNIQNIQNSHLQQFKLFDQALHYKTLNLMAIPMIDYQGNVIGVLQIINKKKDKSIKLTEDNIYQNIVDFTKEDEEIILSLASQASLLIERIHLYQRIEKNIANTRYALISLFNSMKQVIANLSEDILIEQEEFKKYASLDDLTGLFTRNEGMIYLEKQIQLSKMNETHFVVCFIDVDGLKQVNDTFGHQIGDELLKSFAQILKESIRSYDIAFRYGGDEFVLILYKATIREANIVLTRIQNKIDEFNTKIQKPYKIQISYGFAEYSPTSNLSTEDLIKIADENMYKVKKEKKKSRPSY
- a CDS encoding GAF domain-containing protein, which codes for MIELYDQISKLRNILEKLSSYILYVSTEKNIEDILLQTIDICLELTTSDGATIYLKEMIENEEKLVIKAAKNQSVNFEFYLGYSLPINSISLAGYVASNRKPVVINNTLSLPENHEYRQFKFFDRSLHYITINTITVPIFDYTNSVIGVLQVVNKKAKPQLKLEENNAHLFTIDYTDNDARIILAISALLGIILDRIWLYQKNDQLITNTQKMLSNIFDSVKKSILTLNDIMLTGQQKFIEYLQAEKRKKVLEFKEGLELCKKQIELSKVTETIITVCYLSIETSDNKVSNIFYEVLSSEIRIYDIPVMVKENEYVLLLYNVDLIKAKMIAKRIERKMIEKANSQNYNLPFKTKWSFYEIKPSEEKTLEEICEGLKSTMTEL
- a CDS encoding adenylate/guanylate cyclase domain-containing protein produces the protein MICFNCGNKIQSPNAEKCIFCGMKFKGVCPSCNSLLPTYINFCPNCGEFVRQGETNQQSVDELKKVAVLFADISGFTKLSEKISPDEVNNIINEFFEYILKPVYYYEGTIDKFIGDCVMILFGAKNSHLDDPKRAVLCALEMLKLCNEFSVQKSLKISMSIGINYGIVAIGKVGGYYEKDYTVIGDVVNVAQRLQAAAPENTIYVSESIYRETFDLFLYSEAKEIYVKNKSNPIRCYIPLEIVNEATTFDVISRIQDSYLSKLFNIIASKDTNSVLLLGPNGVGKTSLLEKLTNHLVANNIKTYYIRCSFNNYSRPYLLISQIICKVLNVSVDDVQTIKQHRLISFLDFLFKDDLEKKKPVSNFFLSFCN
- a CDS encoding MBL fold metallo-hydrolase is translated as MSKENPLTFLGIGSAFNPNYNNTSAYFELEDNLFLIDCGGGIFNSLLSLKLLEKYLNLNVLITHTHPDHIASLGQLILYCYYQLSKKITLIFPQPEIISNLLDYMGIRNEIYTLKTPQDFVNYLSKLTVISFEQVHVNELPCFGYLIYLNNVTFYYSGDSKSIPLYILTKFLEGEIDFLFQDTCSENHNLHPHLSIKELSEQIPPSKRKQVYCMHIDERFDVNLAKNLGFNIPQEIVAKRDAK
- a CDS encoding tetratricopeptide repeat protein, encoding MTQEDLEFEIRQNVLLFFDAFLSSNFSIFLIDDIHYADIESIQILEYLKTNLYCDKVIFIITSENESIHLNAEKTIYVQKLSLQETEEFLKSFFNVNTVDEKFTQLMVDISEGKISYLKEVCRWLYLNHQLCIHNNKLFLQNTNINASEIFYKIVEHRLSQLDKELIQFLKIAAVFGQRFNLRIVLNVLKPSKSENDIILTLSKSNFIKFVDITYQSSTADKIFEFANNIIFETVLRSIPKSTKISLHLKIAKSIEKLFRENISYYYELLIYHYREANDIINSSKYCILLANYYKKQLLYKYAVKYFKIAIEMLENYNQQKNNLYTRALEELSSLEKQMGNYVEALKYLNILDSVADAEKSLFIKCEICECLILTADFAKAKEILIGLEKNIDRNSTLYSKLVYLKSLFQCYTGASDINQILEEAETIIMQDNEIENLVKIFNVVAYTFYRNYGDINKAINYLQKAKSAAIKTNNIGLRVKLTSNLGILYFQTGQINSAIQNLTLALEESKKISDRHTQIHILINLGIIYTKKGLLKKAYEYLNQAYENAEKWNFSYEECACLLNIGEIYIEKGLLIHSYELFLASLNISETKMFTAEKALSFINLAKVLLLLKNWQAAEEFLNKATSFIENLKDIDTSYEYHLTKAEFFLLTNNLLDAEREIDISLKFAEKNIFRQIECIRKKGEILSAAEKYSEAIDCFKNAIKLSETTGSALELAKCYFLLAKTYLKTSQKDQAKYYFEMLEKWSKLIDDECSIKAEIASFKKCLIS